The Bradyrhizobium sp. WBAH42 genome includes a window with the following:
- a CDS encoding LON peptidase substrate-binding domain-containing protein — MPINIEYRGPADLPEIIPVFPLPGALLLPRGQMPLNIFEPRYLAMVDDSFRDGHRLIGMIQPDVAHSRKDSDKPALFRVGCVGRITQLAESGDGRYILELTGVSRFKVVEELEVLTPYRQCKVDFFAFVDDFTARMGEEEVDREALLAVLADFLKANNLKVDWEGVESAPNEALVNALAMMSPYGPAEKQAMLEAPDLKTRAEILIAVTEMDLAKKRTSGDPPLQ; from the coding sequence ATGCCGATCAACATCGAATATCGCGGGCCCGCCGACCTCCCGGAGATCATCCCGGTCTTTCCGCTGCCGGGCGCGCTGCTGCTGCCCCGCGGCCAGATGCCGCTCAACATCTTCGAGCCGCGCTACCTCGCGATGGTCGACGATTCCTTCCGCGACGGGCATCGCCTGATCGGCATGATCCAGCCCGACGTTGCGCATTCGCGGAAGGATTCCGACAAGCCGGCGCTGTTCCGCGTCGGGTGCGTCGGCCGCATCACCCAGCTCGCCGAATCCGGCGACGGCCGCTACATCCTCGAGCTCACCGGCGTTTCGCGCTTCAAGGTGGTCGAGGAGCTCGAGGTGCTCACCCCCTATCGGCAGTGCAAGGTGGACTTCTTCGCCTTCGTCGACGACTTCACCGCGCGCATGGGCGAGGAGGAGGTCGACCGCGAGGCGCTGCTGGCGGTGCTGGCGGACTTCCTGAAGGCCAACAATCTCAAGGTCGACTGGGAAGGCGTCGAGAGCGCGCCCAACGAGGCGCTGGTCAATGCGCTGGCGATGATGTCGCCCTATGGCCCCGCGGAGAAGCAGGCGATGCTGGAGGCGCCCGACCTGAAGACCCGCGCCGAGATCCTGATCGCCGTCACCGAGATGGACCTCGCCAAGAAGCGCACCAGCGGCGATCCGCCGCTGCAGTGA
- the trxA gene encoding thioredoxin, which translates to MTIIDQGNGAAGPAAADLIKDTTTQTFVKDVIEESKRQPVLIDFWAEWCGPCKQLTPVLEKAVKAAKGKVKLVKMNIDHHPAIPGQMGIQSIPAVIAFVNGQPADGFMGAVPESQVNAFIERLTKGVTAPGEVNVAEIVQEADAVLAEGDAAAAAQIYAEALQHDSTNIAALAGLAKCYAVSGAMEQAKQTLAMVPESKRNDPAVKAVQTAIDLAEQAKSLGPVAELEQKVAANPLDHQARFDLATALNAQGNRAAATEQLLEIVKRDRKWNDDGARKQLVQFFEAWGGTDDATVEGRKRLSTILFS; encoded by the coding sequence GTGACGATCATCGACCAGGGTAACGGAGCGGCGGGCCCGGCTGCGGCCGACCTGATCAAGGACACCACCACCCAGACCTTCGTGAAGGATGTCATCGAGGAATCGAAGCGCCAGCCCGTGCTGATCGATTTCTGGGCGGAATGGTGCGGCCCCTGCAAGCAGCTCACCCCCGTCCTGGAGAAGGCGGTGAAGGCGGCCAAGGGCAAGGTCAAGCTGGTCAAGATGAACATCGACCACCATCCGGCGATCCCGGGCCAGATGGGCATCCAGTCGATCCCGGCCGTGATCGCCTTCGTCAACGGCCAGCCGGCCGACGGCTTCATGGGCGCGGTGCCGGAGAGCCAGGTCAACGCCTTCATCGAGCGGCTGACCAAGGGCGTCACCGCGCCGGGCGAGGTCAACGTCGCCGAGATCGTGCAGGAGGCCGACGCGGTGCTCGCCGAGGGCGACGCGGCGGCGGCCGCGCAGATCTATGCCGAGGCGCTGCAGCATGATTCGACCAACATCGCGGCGCTTGCGGGCCTCGCGAAGTGCTACGCCGTCTCCGGCGCGATGGAGCAGGCCAAGCAGACGCTGGCCATGGTGCCGGAATCCAAGCGCAACGACCCGGCCGTGAAGGCCGTGCAGACCGCGATCGATCTCGCCGAGCAGGCGAAATCGCTCGGGCCGGTCGCCGAGCTGGAACAGAAAGTCGCCGCAAATCCGCTCGATCATCAGGCCCGTTTCGACCTTGCCACCGCGCTCAACGCCCAAGGCAACCGCGCGGCGGCGACCGAGCAGCTGCTCGAGATCGTCAAGCGCGACCGCAAATGGAACGACGATGGCGCCCGCAAGCAGCTGGTGCAGTTCTTCGAGGCCTGGGGCGGCACGGATGATGCAACCGTCGAAGGCCGCAAACGTTTGTCGACGATCCTGTTTTCGTAA
- a CDS encoding NAD(P)-dependent oxidoreductase, translating to MTILVTGSAGHLGEAIVRTLRGRGSPARGIDLKPSPFTDAVGSIVDPAFVREQMNGVTAVIHTATLHKPHVATHSKQDFVDTNVSGTLNLLEAAVAAGVKSFVFTSTTSAFGSQLRPEAGQAAVWVTEELPSVPKNIYGTTKLMAENLCELFFRERALPVVTLRTSRFFPEDDDDPAMRSAYALENAQANELLYRRLDIADAVSAHLLAVERAPGIGFARYIVSATSPFEQRHLGSLARDAAAVVRELYPECSQLYAARGWRLLPAIDRVYVNERARRELGWRPEFDFAHVLRGLRDGRDVRSTLAREVGSKGYHDTLFDDGPYPVAS from the coding sequence ATGACAATTCTGGTCACCGGCAGCGCGGGTCATCTTGGGGAGGCGATCGTCAGGACCCTCCGCGGGCGCGGGTCGCCTGCGCGCGGCATCGATCTCAAGCCCTCCCCCTTCACCGACGCGGTCGGCTCGATCGTCGATCCCGCCTTCGTACGGGAGCAGATGAACGGCGTCACTGCCGTGATCCACACCGCGACGCTGCACAAGCCGCATGTGGCGACCCATTCCAAGCAGGACTTTGTCGACACCAACGTGTCAGGCACGCTGAACCTGCTCGAAGCGGCAGTCGCGGCCGGCGTGAAGAGTTTCGTCTTCACCAGCACCACCAGCGCGTTCGGCTCGCAGCTGCGGCCCGAGGCGGGACAGGCCGCGGTGTGGGTCACCGAGGAGCTGCCCTCGGTGCCGAAGAACATCTACGGCACGACCAAGCTGATGGCCGAGAACCTCTGCGAGCTGTTCTTTCGCGAGCGCGCCCTGCCCGTCGTTACCTTGCGGACCTCGCGCTTCTTTCCGGAGGACGACGACGATCCGGCGATGCGGTCGGCCTACGCGCTGGAGAACGCGCAGGCCAATGAGCTGCTCTATCGCCGGCTGGATATCGCGGACGCGGTGAGCGCGCATCTGCTCGCCGTCGAGCGCGCGCCCGGCATCGGCTTCGCCCGCTACATCGTCTCGGCGACGAGCCCGTTCGAGCAACGTCATCTCGGATCGCTGGCGCGCGATGCCGCCGCTGTCGTGCGCGAGCTCTATCCGGAGTGTTCGCAGCTCTATGCAGCGCGCGGCTGGCGACTCCTCCCCGCGATCGACCGGGTCTATGTCAACGAGCGCGCGCGGCGGGAGCTCGGCTGGCGGCCCGAATTCGACTTCGCGCATGTGCTGCGCGGCCTGCGCGATGGTCGCGATGTCCGCAGCACGCTGGCACGCGAGGTCGGATCGAAAGGCTATCACGACACGCTGTTTGACGACGGACCCTACCCCGTCGCCTCGTAA
- a CDS encoding sorbosone dehydrogenase family protein → MISMFHRSVLALAAVALLAGTGAGNAQQQDKNKPLKKYESGTKEFWTHPPDDWFLGDETEAQKGLAPPSGPPTGASDAELANIVKKIKLPSGFKIEVYASGVLAARQMAWGDKGTLFVGSFGLGNVYAIKDNNGKKEVKTVLKGLNMPTGLAFKDGALYVIAVDKLIRYDDAENKLDNLGEGKVVYDDMPSYAAHGWKYIAVDKEGWFFLPFGPPFNIGIPPTSVSQIRRVDPKTGNAEIWALGVRNSVGADVDPRTGKLWFTENARDWISDDLPSDKLNMINRIGEHFGYPYCHQGNLPDDKFAMGHKCSEFTPPVLNLGAHVAPLGMKFYTGDQFPADYKNNILIAEHGSWNRHKYQGARIVRVIVGPDGKNPKQEIFASGWLEGDQGYLGRPNDIILAKDGSILVADDWAGAIYRISYSKK, encoded by the coding sequence ATGATATCGATGTTCCACCGATCCGTGTTGGCGCTTGCGGCCGTGGCCCTTCTCGCGGGGACCGGTGCCGGCAACGCGCAACAACAGGACAAGAACAAGCCGCTGAAGAAATACGAATCCGGCACCAAGGAATTCTGGACCCATCCGCCGGACGATTGGTTCCTCGGCGACGAGACCGAGGCGCAGAAGGGACTCGCGCCGCCCTCGGGCCCGCCGACCGGCGCCTCCGACGCCGAGCTCGCCAACATCGTCAAGAAGATCAAGCTGCCGTCGGGCTTCAAGATCGAAGTCTACGCCTCGGGCGTGCTGGCCGCGCGGCAGATGGCCTGGGGTGACAAGGGCACGTTGTTCGTCGGCTCGTTCGGTCTCGGCAACGTCTATGCCATCAAGGACAACAACGGAAAGAAGGAGGTCAAGACCGTCCTCAAGGGCCTGAACATGCCCACCGGTCTCGCCTTCAAGGATGGCGCGCTCTATGTCATCGCGGTCGACAAGCTGATCCGCTACGACGATGCCGAAAACAAGCTCGACAATCTCGGCGAAGGCAAGGTGGTCTATGACGACATGCCCTCCTACGCCGCGCATGGCTGGAAATACATCGCGGTCGACAAGGAAGGCTGGTTCTTCCTGCCGTTCGGACCGCCCTTCAACATCGGCATTCCGCCGACCAGCGTGTCGCAGATCCGGCGCGTCGATCCCAAGACCGGCAACGCCGAAATCTGGGCGCTCGGCGTCCGCAACTCGGTCGGCGCCGACGTCGACCCGCGCACCGGCAAGCTCTGGTTCACCGAGAATGCCCGCGACTGGATCAGCGATGATCTGCCCTCGGACAAGCTGAACATGATCAACAGGATCGGCGAGCATTTCGGCTATCCCTATTGCCATCAGGGCAATCTTCCCGACGACAAGTTCGCGATGGGCCACAAATGCTCCGAGTTCACGCCGCCCGTGCTGAATCTCGGTGCCCATGTCGCGCCGCTCGGCATGAAGTTCTACACCGGCGACCAGTTCCCCGCCGACTACAAGAACAACATCCTGATCGCCGAGCACGGCTCCTGGAATCGCCACAAGTACCAGGGCGCGCGCATCGTGCGCGTGATCGTCGGGCCCGACGGCAAAAACCCGAAGCAGGAGATCTTCGCTTCTGGCTGGCTCGAGGGCGACCAGGGCTATCTCGGCCGTCCCAACGACATCATCCTTGCCAAGGACGGATCGATCCTCGTTGCCGACGATTGGGCCGGCGCGATCTATCGCATCAGCTACAGCAAGAAGTAG
- a CDS encoding cytochrome c → MRRQLSWSAIGALSLALIAFIPAEAADNAAIKEKAAACAGCHGENGISQTENIPSLAGQPDQFLQWQLVFFRAGSRKNDQMQPIVEEITNEDIRNFGAYFATLTPPKGAEDGDPDLSKKGAQVAAGRRCASCHTDSYAGTKAVARLAGQREEYLVKALHDYKAGQRVGGGVAAMADVAYHMSDEEITAVSHYLAHFR, encoded by the coding sequence ATGCGCCGTCAGCTCTCTTGGTCCGCAATCGGCGCGCTATCGCTCGCATTGATCGCCTTCATCCCAGCCGAGGCCGCCGACAATGCCGCGATCAAGGAGAAGGCCGCCGCCTGCGCCGGCTGCCACGGTGAGAACGGCATTTCGCAGACCGAGAACATCCCCTCGCTCGCCGGCCAGCCCGATCAATTCCTGCAATGGCAGCTCGTGTTCTTTCGCGCCGGCTCGCGCAAGAACGACCAGATGCAGCCGATCGTCGAAGAGATCACCAACGAGGACATCCGCAATTTCGGTGCCTACTTCGCCACGCTGACGCCGCCGAAGGGAGCCGAGGACGGGGATCCCGACTTGTCGAAAAAGGGCGCGCAGGTTGCCGCCGGCCGCCGCTGCGCTTCATGCCATACGGACAGCTATGCCGGCACCAAGGCGGTGGCGCGGCTCGCCGGCCAGCGCGAGGAATATCTCGTCAAGGCGCTGCATGACTACAAAGCCGGCCAGCGTGTCGGCGGCGGCGTCGCCGCGATGGCCGACGTCGCCTATCACATGAGCGACGAGGAGATCACCGCCGTCTCGCACTATCTCGCGCATTTTCGGTAG
- the panE gene encoding 2-dehydropantoate 2-reductase produces MRILVVGAGAIGGYFGGRLLQAGRDVTFLVRPRRAGELASAGLVIKSPNGDVTLKNPPTVQADAIKDKFDVVLLSCKAFDLDDAINSFAPAVGPNTAIIPMLNGMKHLDTLDARFGKERVLGGLCAIAATLNEKREVVQLQPMQSITYGERDGTMSDRVKAIDEAFRSGINGASASQNIMQDMWEKWVFLSSLAASTSLMRTSVGNILAAPGGRDFLLGMLDETSSVAAAAGYPPGGPFFERVKGNLTTEGSPLTASMFRDIKAGLPVEADHVIGDLIARADAAKVPVPKLRIAYTHLKAYERQRAG; encoded by the coding sequence ATGCGTATCCTCGTGGTCGGCGCCGGCGCCATCGGCGGCTATTTTGGTGGCAGGCTGTTGCAGGCCGGCCGCGACGTCACCTTCCTGGTCCGGCCGCGCCGCGCCGGCGAACTCGCGAGCGCCGGCCTTGTCATCAAGAGCCCGAACGGCGATGTGACCCTGAAGAACCCGCCGACCGTTCAGGCCGACGCGATCAAGGACAAGTTCGACGTCGTGCTGCTCAGCTGCAAGGCGTTCGACCTCGACGATGCCATCAACTCGTTCGCCCCGGCGGTGGGGCCCAACACGGCGATCATCCCGATGCTCAATGGCATGAAGCATCTCGACACGCTGGATGCCAGGTTCGGCAAGGAGCGCGTGCTCGGCGGCCTCTGTGCCATCGCGGCGACGCTGAACGAAAAGCGCGAGGTGGTGCAGCTCCAGCCGATGCAGTCGATCACTTACGGCGAGCGCGACGGCACGATGTCGGACCGGGTGAAGGCGATCGACGAGGCCTTCAGGAGCGGCATCAATGGCGCCAGCGCAAGCCAGAACATCATGCAGGACATGTGGGAGAAGTGGGTGTTCCTGTCTTCGCTCGCGGCAAGCACCAGCCTGATGCGGACGTCCGTCGGCAATATCCTCGCCGCGCCCGGCGGCCGGGATTTCCTCCTCGGCATGCTGGATGAGACCAGCTCGGTCGCTGCTGCAGCGGGCTACCCGCCGGGCGGGCCGTTCTTCGAGCGCGTCAAAGGCAATCTCACCACCGAGGGCTCGCCGCTGACGGCGTCGATGTTCCGCGACATCAAGGCGGGCCTGCCTGTCGAAGCCGATCACGTCATCGGCGACCTCATCGCGCGCGCCGACGCCGCCAAGGTGCCAGTGCCGAAGCTGCGCATCGCGTATACGCATCTGAAGGCGTATGAGAGGCAGCGGGCGGGGTAG
- a CDS encoding 2-hydroxychromene-2-carboxylate isomerase: MTRTAPQFLFDFGSPNAYLSHLAIPAIEQRIGVKFEYVPILLGGIFKSTNNKSPAETLAGIKNKREFQQIETERFIKRFHVQPYVWNPHFPVNTLNLMRAAIAAQLEGVFEKYVEAAFHHMWREPKKMDDPEIAAKALTSSGLDAQKLFARSQEPEVKGRLIKNTEEAVARGAFGSPTFFVGNEMFFGKEQLREVEEMVKGE, translated from the coding sequence TTGACCCGCACCGCCCCGCAATTCCTGTTCGATTTCGGTAGCCCCAACGCCTATCTCAGCCATCTGGCGATACCGGCCATCGAACAGCGGATCGGCGTCAAGTTCGAATATGTGCCGATCCTGCTCGGCGGCATCTTCAAGTCGACCAACAACAAGTCGCCGGCCGAGACGCTCGCCGGCATCAAGAACAAGCGCGAGTTCCAGCAGATCGAGACCGAGCGCTTCATCAAGCGCTTCCATGTCCAGCCCTATGTCTGGAATCCGCACTTTCCCGTCAACACGCTGAATTTGATGCGCGCGGCGATCGCGGCGCAGCTCGAGGGAGTCTTCGAAAAATATGTCGAGGCCGCCTTCCACCACATGTGGCGCGAGCCGAAGAAGATGGACGATCCCGAGATCGCGGCGAAGGCGCTGACCTCATCCGGCCTCGATGCGCAAAAGTTGTTTGCCCGCAGCCAGGAACCCGAGGTCAAGGGCAGACTGATCAAGAATACCGAGGAGGCGGTCGCCCGCGGCGCCTTCGGCTCGCCGACCTTCTTCGTCGGCAATGAAATGTTCTTCGGCAAGGAGCAGCTGCGCGAGGTCGAGGAGATGGTGAAGGGCGAGTAG
- a CDS encoding MATE family efflux transporter, with translation MSAAKPLWTAFLRFLVPLMLGNALQSLFGTVSNVYLGQMIGVDALAAVSAFFPVMFFLFAFVMGLSTGATVLIGQAFGAGEHGQIKIIVGTTLAAGLLLSIAIALVGGLFSRHLMVMLATPADILDEASAYARIMLLTMPLGFVFLLMTAMIRGVGDGLTPLLALALSTAIGLILTPMLIHGTFGLPAVGITSPAWAATTANALTLIVLAVYLLRKKHALAPDATLLRHLRLSGAVFGRILGIGLPSAIGMVVMAIAELVLLGLVNGFGSNATAAYGAVNQVMGYAQFTAMSISIAVSILGAQAVGGGDRVRVDGIVRMGLAFNIVLTGGLVALIYLAPRAVLGIFITDGAVLDLAKGLLNIALWSSVPFGLATVFSGAMRGAGVALTPMLLSIFAIAAIELPAAIILSQAVGLTGVWAAYPIVFCAMLILQMGYYHLVWRKRAIPRLI, from the coding sequence ATGTCTGCCGCAAAACCGCTCTGGACCGCATTCCTCCGCTTCCTCGTCCCCCTGATGCTGGGCAACGCCCTGCAATCGCTGTTCGGCACCGTCAGCAACGTCTATCTCGGCCAGATGATCGGCGTCGACGCGCTCGCCGCGGTCTCGGCGTTCTTCCCGGTGATGTTCTTCCTGTTCGCCTTCGTCATGGGCCTGAGCACCGGCGCCACCGTCCTGATCGGCCAGGCCTTCGGCGCCGGCGAGCATGGCCAGATCAAGATCATCGTCGGCACCACGCTCGCCGCCGGCCTGCTGCTCTCGATTGCGATTGCACTCGTCGGCGGGCTCTTCAGCCGGCACTTGATGGTGATGCTCGCGACGCCCGCGGACATTCTCGATGAGGCCAGCGCCTATGCGCGCATCATGCTGTTGACCATGCCGCTCGGCTTCGTCTTCCTGCTGATGACGGCGATGATCCGCGGCGTCGGCGACGGACTGACGCCGCTGCTGGCGCTGGCCTTGTCGACGGCGATCGGCTTGATCCTGACGCCGATGCTGATCCACGGCACGTTCGGATTGCCGGCGGTCGGCATCACCAGTCCTGCCTGGGCGGCTACGACCGCCAACGCGCTGACGCTGATCGTACTCGCCGTCTATCTGCTGCGGAAAAAGCACGCGCTCGCGCCGGACGCGACGCTGCTGCGTCACCTGCGGCTGAGCGGCGCCGTGTTCGGCAGAATTCTCGGCATCGGCCTGCCGAGCGCGATCGGCATGGTGGTGATGGCGATTGCCGAGCTTGTGCTGCTCGGCCTCGTCAACGGCTTCGGCTCGAATGCCACCGCGGCCTATGGCGCCGTCAACCAGGTGATGGGCTATGCGCAGTTCACGGCGATGTCGATCTCGATCGCGGTCTCGATCCTCGGCGCCCAGGCCGTCGGCGGCGGCGACCGGGTCCGGGTCGACGGCATCGTGCGGATGGGCCTTGCGTTCAACATCGTCCTGACCGGCGGGCTGGTGGCGCTGATCTACCTTGCGCCGCGCGCGGTGCTCGGCATCTTCATCACCGACGGCGCCGTGCTGGACCTGGCGAAGGGATTGCTCAACATCGCCTTGTGGAGCTCGGTGCCGTTCGGGCTCGCCACCGTGTTCTCGGGCGCGATGCGCGGCGCCGGCGTCGCGTTGACGCCGATGCTGCTGTCGATCTTCGCGATTGCCGCAATCGAGCTGCCGGCCGCAATCATCCTCAGCCAAGCCGTCGGCCTGACCGGCGTGTGGGCCGCCTATCCCATCGTGTTCTGCGCCATGTTGATTCTGCAGATGGGCTATTACCACCTGGTGTGGCGCAAGCGGGCGATCCCGCGCCTGATCTGA
- a CDS encoding DUF2239 family protein, with protein MAMIPMQGTYTAFAGQRRLASGAAGDVALAVKRATQPLDQPIIIFDDGTGRSIDFDLRGDDREVLARLAKLAPPSAEATEAPAEPRGRGRPKLGVVAREVTLLPRHWEWLNAQAGGASVALRKLVDEARRASGDKDRERQARDAAYHFMSTMAGNLPQFEEASRALFADDRRRFTGLIADWPADIRDHIVKLAYSDRA; from the coding sequence ATGGCAATGATTCCAATGCAAGGAACCTACACAGCTTTCGCCGGCCAGCGCCGGCTGGCCTCCGGCGCGGCGGGCGATGTCGCGCTTGCCGTCAAACGGGCCACGCAGCCGCTGGACCAGCCGATCATCATCTTCGACGACGGCACGGGCCGGTCGATCGATTTCGACCTGCGCGGTGACGACCGCGAGGTGCTGGCCCGGCTTGCGAAGCTTGCCCCACCGTCGGCTGAGGCGACGGAAGCGCCCGCAGAGCCGCGCGGACGCGGCCGGCCGAAGCTCGGCGTGGTCGCGCGCGAGGTGACCTTGCTGCCGCGGCACTGGGAGTGGCTCAACGCGCAGGCCGGCGGTGCTTCGGTCGCGCTACGCAAGCTCGTCGACGAGGCGAGGCGCGCCAGCGGCGACAAGGACCGTGAGCGTCAGGCGCGCGATGCGGCCTACCACTTCATGTCGACCATGGCCGGCAACCTGCCGCAGTTCGAGGAAGCTTCGCGCGCGCTGTTCGCAGATGACCGGCGGCGCTTCACCGGGCTGATCGCCGACTGGCCGGCCGACATCCGCGACCACATCGTCAAGCTCGCCTACAGCGACCGCGCTTAA